Genomic window (Patescibacteria group bacterium):
CAATACAACAATTATTGTCCACTACTCTGAAATCGGTCTTAAAGGCAGAAATAGGAATATCTTTGAAAACAAACTAATTAAAAACATAAAAGCCCACATTAATCAATTGGGCTCTTTTAAACTTGTCCATTTGCACGATCGTATTTTGATTGAAATCTCTCAACTCTCACCTCTCATATCCCAAGCTCTTCAAAAAACATTCGGCATCGCCAATTTCGCAATTGCCAAAACAACAAAATTAGATCTAAACGAAATAAAAGAGCAAGTTTTAAACCTCGCCAAAACAAAAGAATTTACCACTTTTGCTATTCAAGCCAGTCGTTCCAACAAAAAGTTTCCGCTCACTTCTCAACAAATTAACGAACAAGTCGGTGGAGTAATTTTAGATAATTTAAAAAATAAAAAAGTAAAATTAAAAAATCCTAATTTAACTATTTATGTTGATATTTTAAAAGACCAAGCTCTAATTTATTCTGAAAAAATCAAAACTTTCGGTGGCTTACCAACTGGCACAGCAGGCAATGTTATCTCTTTAATTTCCGGGGGCATTGATTCGCCCGTTGCTTCTTTTCAAATCATGAAACGAGGCTGTCAAATTATTTTTTGTCATTTCCATTCTTACCCGCAGACTTCAATTGAATCACAAGACCAAGTCAAAAAATTAGTTAGTATTTTAGATCAATATCAGCAAAATTCTAAATTATACTTAATTCCAATCCTGGACATTCAAAAACAAATTGTTGCCAAATGCTCTGCCAAACTTCGCGTTGTTTTATACCGCAGAATGATGATGCGAATCGCCACTAAAATCGCAGAATTAGAAAATGCCAAAGCTTTAATTACCGGCGATTCAATCGGTCAAGTCGCTTCCCAAACTTTAGAAAATATTCAAGCAATTTCCAATGCTACAGACTTGCCAATTTTTCGCCCACTAGCTGGATTAGACAAAGAAGAAATAATAACTTATGCAAAAAAAATAGAAACTTACGAAACTTCAATCCAACCTTTTGGCGATTGCTGTTCTCTCTTTATTCCAGATAGTCCAGAAACAAAAGCAAAATTAGATGAAGTTTTAAAAAATGAACGAGAATTAGAAATTGATAAATTAATTAATGATTCGTTTCAACAATTAGTTATTAAGCAATTTTAAATAAAAAAAAGACATTTTATTGTCTTAATATCAAAGAACTTTGAAAGTAATCTTTATGCCTCCAACATGCATAATGTCATACTCAATCAAGATTAGTCCTTCACAAACTTGTTTCATGTCCGCTATAGTAGGACAAAAGAAATCCAGACGACGTTCCTGAGCTATGACTTCAATTGCTCCTTGTTCCAAAAGATTTCTAAAAACCATCTCCACATGTTCTATTCCAAGAAAAATCGCAGATTTGCTTAGCAATATAACTGCTTTTTTCAAAGCTTCATCACGCCTTGCTTTTTCCCAATCAATCCTTTCTTGCCATTTCCTTTGCTCTTCTTCCAATAGCTTGACTACTGAAGTAGCTCGCTGAAAAAAACATAACTGATTTCCCAAATCCAATGACATTTTTCTTTTTTCATCCTCTGTCATTTCCTCCCTCCTTTGAAGGTAAAAAGAACTTAATACAATAATATATCAGTAAAAATCATAACGCGCAATAAAAAAAGAAGACATCAAAGTCTTCTACAAGTGCAAAAAGGTACCTTTTTCAAAACATGGC
Coding sequences:
- the thiI gene encoding tRNA uracil 4-sulfurtransferase ThiI, which produces MSNTTIIVHYSEIGLKGRNRNIFENKLIKNIKAHINQLGSFKLVHLHDRILIEISQLSPLISQALQKTFGIANFAIAKTTKLDLNEIKEQVLNLAKTKEFTTFAIQASRSNKKFPLTSQQINEQVGGVILDNLKNKKVKLKNPNLTIYVDILKDQALIYSEKIKTFGGLPTGTAGNVISLISGGIDSPVASFQIMKRGCQIIFCHFHSYPQTSIESQDQVKKLVSILDQYQQNSKLYLIPILDIQKQIVAKCSAKLRVVLYRRMMMRIATKIAELENAKALITGDSIGQVASQTLENIQAISNATDLPIFRPLAGLDKEEIITYAKKIETYETSIQPFGDCCSLFIPDSPETKAKLDEVLKNERELEIDKLINDSFQQLVIKQF